A single genomic interval of Hevea brasiliensis isolate MT/VB/25A 57/8 chromosome 4, ASM3005281v1, whole genome shotgun sequence harbors:
- the LOC110650122 gene encoding receptor-like serine/threonine-protein kinase ALE2 isoform X2 produces the protein MGPVVPAIFQLLLKLCVIGFVFTVQGSTGYKFSPSPAIFSEISPTEGTPAPIRSPFSSNVPTSVSLPNGTNLPPSLALPPTMPAPLPQEIRGLAPSYSPSSSSPIARTPDKMAPPPLIFKGHGPLLSPSIPIVSPPYNTVPPPVAEGHEAPMPPNASQGNKPIRHTPVSVPVTAPSKNLPDDSPIIHPSSPATSPIIHPSAPEISPPSTHHGNTSFSGAPVPKSVATVESPPRKLGRDKPSVHPITPAIMPFVSPAVPVVSPIGQLPQSSPEIQPIMPGEVPSTLPGPDMSHASTPSPSIDWKGDGIPVAAPPDETSKALPPANHSPAKGSFSSVAPSTHKALRHSNDDSVPSFSSPTSPLNKEHHSPASSPFIPFHRQNQARTKMNSPAPSLSPPPSEQQGPFISPSFLPTNRRTHYASPPLSPGSSASPSHYPFSTPVTSVSPASSPSPTAASGWTTMPVLPPKVSPSGSSSRSPKMPLPPKVQALPPPPPNEDCSATICVEPYTNTPPGSPCGCVLPMQVGLQLGVALYTFFPLVSELAQEISAGVFMRQSQVRIMGANAASQQPEKTIVLIDLVPLGKRFDNTTAFLTYQRFWHKQVVIKVSFFGDYEVLYVRYPGLPPSPPSGITIIDNGPYSGNDNNARAIKPLGVDVHKRQQNDGLGGGIIAIIALSASVALVLCSAVVWFLLVRHRGRTSQPTPTPHPLPPSIAKPSGTTASMIGSGLSSVSLSFASSAAPYTGSAKSFSTIDIERATNNFDDSRILGEGGFGRVYSGTLEDGTKVAVKVLKRDNHEGGREFLAEIEMLSRLHHRNLVKLIGICIEERARSLVYELVPNGSVESHLHGADKESAPLDWDARIKIALGAARGLAYLHEDSSPRVIHRDFKASNILLERDFTPKVSDFGLARTALDEEDRHISTRVMGTFGYVAPEYAMTGHLLVKSDVYSYGVVLLELLTGRKPVDMSQPPGQENLVAWARPHLTSKQGLETIIDPSLVHDVPFDSVAKVAAIASMCVQPEVSHRPFMGEVVQALKLVCNECDEAKEVGSGSSSVDLSVDMDAGVGAGSGHLPDPFENQIIVPDYASEPDMERGLSMSDLFSTSARYGRQASESFRRSSSSGPLRTGRGRHLWQRMRRLAGESMSEQGSIFGRWPGI, from the exons ATGGGTCCGGTGGTGCCAGCCATTTTTCAGCTGTTGTTGAAACTTTGTGTCATTGGGTTTGTTTTCACTGTTCAAGGATCTACAG GATACAAATTTTCCCCATCTCCAGCAATTTTTTCTGAGATTTCTCCTACAGAAGGAACACCTGCTCCTATTAGAAGTCCATTCAGCAGCAATGTGCCGACCTCAGTATCTCTGCCAAATG GAACAAATTTACCTCCTTCACTTGCATTACCACCAACCATGCCTGCCCCTTTGCCACAAGAAATTAGAGGGCTTGCACCATCGTACTCACCTAGCAGTAGCAGTCCAATAGCAAGGACACCGGATAAAATGGCTCCTCCACCATTAATTTTTAAAGGACATGGGCCATTACTGTCACCAAGTATTCCCATTGTATCTCCACCATATAATACTGTGCCTCCACCAGTTGCTGAAGGACATGAAGCACCCATGCCACCAAATGCTTCTCAAGGAAACAAACCAATTAGACATACTCCTGTTTCTGTGCCAG TCACAGCACCTTCAAAGAATTTGCCTGATGATTCACCAATCATCCATCCAAGTTCACCTGCTACTTCCCCGATCATCCACCCTAGCGCACCTGAAATTTCGCCACCTAGTACTCATCATGGTAATACATCATTTAGTGGCGCTCCTGTACCAAAGTCAGTTGCAACAG TTGAATCTCCACCGAGGAAATTGGGACGAGACAAGCCATCAGTCCATCCAATTACACCAGCAATAATGCCATTTGTGTCACCTG CAGTTCCAGTTGTATCACCAATAGGACAATTGCCGCAAAGTTCACCAGAAATTCAACCTATCATGCCTGGAGAAGTGCCTTCTACATTACCAG GTCCTGATATGTCTCATGCATCTACTCCTTCCCCAAGCATTGACTGGAAAGGAGACGGAATTCCTGTTGCTGCACCACCAGATGAAACATCCAAAGCTTTACCACCTGCGAACCATTCCCCAGCCAAAG GTTCCTTTTCTTCTGTGGCTCCTTCTACTCACAAAGCCTTGAGACACTCCAATGATGATTCTGTTCCATCTTTTTCATCTCCTACCTCTCCCTTAAATAAAGAGCACCATTCTCCTGCATCTTCACCTTTCATTCCATTTCATAGGCAGAACCAAGCAAGGACCAAAATGAATAGCCCTGCTCCTTCATTATCTCCTCCCCCTTCAGAACAGCAAG GTCCATTTATCTCTCCATCGTTTCTTCCAACAAATAGGCGAACACACTATGCTTCTCCACCGCTTAGTCCAG GATCTTCAGCTTCTCCATCACATTATCCCTTTTCTACACCAGTTACCAGTGTCTCTCCTGCTTCTTCACCATCTCCAACAGCGGCATCTGGCTGGACCACAA TGCCTGTTCTTCCCCCTAAAGTTTCTCCATCTGGGTCTTCATCAAGGAGTCCAAAAATGCCTCTTCCCCCCAAAGTTCAAGcattgccacctccacctcctaaTGAAG ATTGCTCAGCAACCATTTGCGTGGAGCCATACACAAATACTCCACCTGGATCTCCATGTGGATGTGTGTTGCCTATGCAAGTTGGACTGCAACTTGGTGTTGCATTATATACCTTTTTCCCTTTGGTTTCAGAGCTTGCTCAGGAAATTTCGGCTGGCGTTTTTATGAGACAAAGTCAAGTTCGAATTATGGGAGCCAATGCTGCTAGCCAGCAACCAGAGAAGACCATTGTCCTCATTGACTTGGTTCCCTTGGGAAAAAGATTTGATAACACAACTGCCTTTTTGACTTATCAGAGATTCTGGCATAAACAAGTAGTAATAAAAGTTTCATTTTTTGGTGATTATGAAGTGTTATATGTGCGATATCCAG GTTTGCCCCCATCTCCACCTTCTGGCATTACTATAATAGATAATGGGCCATATTCTGGCAACGACAACAATGCAAGGGCAATAAAGCCACTTGGGGTTGATGTACATAAAAGGCAGCAAAATGATGGGCTTGGTGGTGGCATAATTGCTATCATTGCCCTCTCAGCCTCTGTAGCACTAGTTTTATGCTCTGCTGTTGTTTGGTTCTTGCTGGTTAGGCATAGAGGCCGCACAAGCCAACCTACACCAACTCCACATCCTTTGCCGCCTTCAATAGCAAAACCATCAG GTACAACTGCATCAATGATTGGAAGTGGTCTCAGTTCTGTTTCCTTGTCATTTGCATCTAGTGCTGCACCTTATACGGGATCAGCAAAGAGCTTCAGCACAATTGACATAGAAAGAGCTACAAATAACTTTGATGATTCAAGAATACTCGGGGAAGGTGGCTTTGGGCGTGTTTACAGTGGTACTCTTGAAGATGGGACCAAAGTGGCAGTGAAAGTTCTGAAAAGGGATAATCATGAAGGTGGTCGCGAATTCTTGGCAGAGATCGAAATGCTTAGCCGTCTTCATCACAGAAATCTGGTCAAGTTGATTGGTATATGTATAGAGGAGCGTGCACGCAGCTTGGTGTATGAACTTGTACCAAATGGCAGTGTGGAATCTCATTTGCATG ggGCTGATAAGGAATCTGCTCCACTTGATTGGGATGCACGGATCAAGATAGCACTTGGTGCAGCTCGAGGTCTAGCTTATCTACATGAGGATTCAAGTCCCCGTGTCATACACAGGGACTTCAAGGCTAGCAACATCTTGTTGGAACGTGATTTCACACCAAAAGTGTCTGACTTTGGTTTGGCTCGAACAGCCTTGGATGAGGAGGACAGACACATATCAACCCGTGTGATGGGAACTTTTGG ATATGTGGCTCCAGAGTATGCAATGACTGGTCATCTTCTTGTAAAGAGTGATGTATATAGCTATGGTGTAGTCCTTCTGGAGCTCTTAACCGGAAGAAAGCCAGTTGACATGTCACAGCCACCTGGTCAAGAGAATCTAGTTGCATGGGCCCGTCCGCATTTAACAAGTAAACAAGGGCTGGAAACAATTATTGATCCATCTCTGGTACATGATGTCCCTTTTGACAGTGTAGCCAAGGTAGCAGCTATTGCTTCAATGTGTGTGCAACCGGAGGTTTCACACCGCCCTTTTATGGGGGAGGTTGTACAGGCCTTAAAACTAGTATGTAATGAGTGTGATGAGGCAAAAGAAGTAGGTTCAGGAAGTTCCAGTGTGGATTTATCTGTTGATATGGATGCTGGAGTCGGTGCAGGCTCAGGACATCTGCCAGATCCTTTTGAAAACCAAATTATAGTACCAGATTATGCTTCTGAGCCAGACATGGAGAGGGGACTATCGATGTCAGATTTGTTCAGTACGTCAGCCAGGTATGGGAGGCAGGCATCAGAATCATTTAGGAGATCCTCTAGCTCGGGTCCATTGAGAACAGGGAGGGGCAGACATTTATGGCAGAGAATGAGGAGATTGGCAGGAGAAAGCATGAGTGAACAAGGGTCTATCTTCGGACGATGGCCAG GAATTTGA
- the LOC110650122 gene encoding receptor-like serine/threonine-protein kinase ALE2 isoform X4, with amino-acid sequence MGPVVPAIFQLLLKLCVIGFVFTVQGSTGYKFSPSPAIFSEISPTEGTPAPIRSPFSSNVPTSVSLPNGTNLPPSLALPPTMPAPLPQEIRGLAPSYSPSSSSPIARTPDKMAPPPLIFKGHGPLLSPSIPIVSPPYNTVPPPVAEGHEAPMPPNASQGNKPIRHTPVSVPVTAPSKNLPDDSPIIHPSSPATSPIIHPSAPEISPPSTHHGNTSFSGAPVPKSVATVESPPRKLGRDKPSVHPITPAIMPFVSPAVPVVSPIGQLPQSSPEIQPIMPGEVPSTLPGPDMSHASTPSPSIDWKGDGIPVAAPPDETSKALPPANHSPAKGSFSSVAPSTHKALRHSNDDSVPSFSSPTSPLNKEHHSPASSPFIPFHRQNQARTKMNSPAPSLSPPPSEQQGPFISPSFLPTNRRTHYASPPLSPASPSHYPFSTPVTSVSPASSPSPTAASGWTTMPVLPPKVSPSGSSSRSPKMPLPPKVQALPPPPPNEDCSATICVEPYTNTPPGSPCGCVLPMQVGLQLGVALYTFFPLVSELAQEISAGVFMRQSQVRIMGANAASQQPEKTIVLIDLVPLGKRFDNTTAFLTYQRFWHKQVVIKVSFFGDYEVLYVRYPGLPPSPPSGITIIDNGPYSGNDNNARAIKPLGVDVHKRQQNDGLGGGIIAIIALSASVALVLCSAVVWFLLVRHRGRTSQPTPTPHPLPPSIAKPSGTTASMIGSGLSSVSLSFASSAAPYTGSAKSFSTIDIERATNNFDDSRILGEGGFGRVYSGTLEDGTKVAVKVLKRDNHEGGREFLAEIEMLSRLHHRNLVKLIGICIEERARSLVYELVPNGSVESHLHGADKESAPLDWDARIKIALGAARGLAYLHEDSSPRVIHRDFKASNILLERDFTPKVSDFGLARTALDEEDRHISTRVMGTFGYVAPEYAMTGHLLVKSDVYSYGVVLLELLTGRKPVDMSQPPGQENLVAWARPHLTSKQGLETIIDPSLVHDVPFDSVAKVAAIASMCVQPEVSHRPFMGEVVQALKLVCNECDEAKEVGSGSSSVDLSVDMDAGVGAGSGHLPDPFENQIIVPDYASEPDMERGLSMSDLFSTSARYGRQASESFRRSSSSGPLRTGRGRHLWQRMRRLAGESMSEQGSIFGRWPGSL; translated from the exons ATGGGTCCGGTGGTGCCAGCCATTTTTCAGCTGTTGTTGAAACTTTGTGTCATTGGGTTTGTTTTCACTGTTCAAGGATCTACAG GATACAAATTTTCCCCATCTCCAGCAATTTTTTCTGAGATTTCTCCTACAGAAGGAACACCTGCTCCTATTAGAAGTCCATTCAGCAGCAATGTGCCGACCTCAGTATCTCTGCCAAATG GAACAAATTTACCTCCTTCACTTGCATTACCACCAACCATGCCTGCCCCTTTGCCACAAGAAATTAGAGGGCTTGCACCATCGTACTCACCTAGCAGTAGCAGTCCAATAGCAAGGACACCGGATAAAATGGCTCCTCCACCATTAATTTTTAAAGGACATGGGCCATTACTGTCACCAAGTATTCCCATTGTATCTCCACCATATAATACTGTGCCTCCACCAGTTGCTGAAGGACATGAAGCACCCATGCCACCAAATGCTTCTCAAGGAAACAAACCAATTAGACATACTCCTGTTTCTGTGCCAG TCACAGCACCTTCAAAGAATTTGCCTGATGATTCACCAATCATCCATCCAAGTTCACCTGCTACTTCCCCGATCATCCACCCTAGCGCACCTGAAATTTCGCCACCTAGTACTCATCATGGTAATACATCATTTAGTGGCGCTCCTGTACCAAAGTCAGTTGCAACAG TTGAATCTCCACCGAGGAAATTGGGACGAGACAAGCCATCAGTCCATCCAATTACACCAGCAATAATGCCATTTGTGTCACCTG CAGTTCCAGTTGTATCACCAATAGGACAATTGCCGCAAAGTTCACCAGAAATTCAACCTATCATGCCTGGAGAAGTGCCTTCTACATTACCAG GTCCTGATATGTCTCATGCATCTACTCCTTCCCCAAGCATTGACTGGAAAGGAGACGGAATTCCTGTTGCTGCACCACCAGATGAAACATCCAAAGCTTTACCACCTGCGAACCATTCCCCAGCCAAAG GTTCCTTTTCTTCTGTGGCTCCTTCTACTCACAAAGCCTTGAGACACTCCAATGATGATTCTGTTCCATCTTTTTCATCTCCTACCTCTCCCTTAAATAAAGAGCACCATTCTCCTGCATCTTCACCTTTCATTCCATTTCATAGGCAGAACCAAGCAAGGACCAAAATGAATAGCCCTGCTCCTTCATTATCTCCTCCCCCTTCAGAACAGCAAG GTCCATTTATCTCTCCATCGTTTCTTCCAACAAATAGGCGAACACACTATGCTTCTCCACCGCTTAGTCCAG CTTCTCCATCACATTATCCCTTTTCTACACCAGTTACCAGTGTCTCTCCTGCTTCTTCACCATCTCCAACAGCGGCATCTGGCTGGACCACAA TGCCTGTTCTTCCCCCTAAAGTTTCTCCATCTGGGTCTTCATCAAGGAGTCCAAAAATGCCTCTTCCCCCCAAAGTTCAAGcattgccacctccacctcctaaTGAAG ATTGCTCAGCAACCATTTGCGTGGAGCCATACACAAATACTCCACCTGGATCTCCATGTGGATGTGTGTTGCCTATGCAAGTTGGACTGCAACTTGGTGTTGCATTATATACCTTTTTCCCTTTGGTTTCAGAGCTTGCTCAGGAAATTTCGGCTGGCGTTTTTATGAGACAAAGTCAAGTTCGAATTATGGGAGCCAATGCTGCTAGCCAGCAACCAGAGAAGACCATTGTCCTCATTGACTTGGTTCCCTTGGGAAAAAGATTTGATAACACAACTGCCTTTTTGACTTATCAGAGATTCTGGCATAAACAAGTAGTAATAAAAGTTTCATTTTTTGGTGATTATGAAGTGTTATATGTGCGATATCCAG GTTTGCCCCCATCTCCACCTTCTGGCATTACTATAATAGATAATGGGCCATATTCTGGCAACGACAACAATGCAAGGGCAATAAAGCCACTTGGGGTTGATGTACATAAAAGGCAGCAAAATGATGGGCTTGGTGGTGGCATAATTGCTATCATTGCCCTCTCAGCCTCTGTAGCACTAGTTTTATGCTCTGCTGTTGTTTGGTTCTTGCTGGTTAGGCATAGAGGCCGCACAAGCCAACCTACACCAACTCCACATCCTTTGCCGCCTTCAATAGCAAAACCATCAG GTACAACTGCATCAATGATTGGAAGTGGTCTCAGTTCTGTTTCCTTGTCATTTGCATCTAGTGCTGCACCTTATACGGGATCAGCAAAGAGCTTCAGCACAATTGACATAGAAAGAGCTACAAATAACTTTGATGATTCAAGAATACTCGGGGAAGGTGGCTTTGGGCGTGTTTACAGTGGTACTCTTGAAGATGGGACCAAAGTGGCAGTGAAAGTTCTGAAAAGGGATAATCATGAAGGTGGTCGCGAATTCTTGGCAGAGATCGAAATGCTTAGCCGTCTTCATCACAGAAATCTGGTCAAGTTGATTGGTATATGTATAGAGGAGCGTGCACGCAGCTTGGTGTATGAACTTGTACCAAATGGCAGTGTGGAATCTCATTTGCATG ggGCTGATAAGGAATCTGCTCCACTTGATTGGGATGCACGGATCAAGATAGCACTTGGTGCAGCTCGAGGTCTAGCTTATCTACATGAGGATTCAAGTCCCCGTGTCATACACAGGGACTTCAAGGCTAGCAACATCTTGTTGGAACGTGATTTCACACCAAAAGTGTCTGACTTTGGTTTGGCTCGAACAGCCTTGGATGAGGAGGACAGACACATATCAACCCGTGTGATGGGAACTTTTGG ATATGTGGCTCCAGAGTATGCAATGACTGGTCATCTTCTTGTAAAGAGTGATGTATATAGCTATGGTGTAGTCCTTCTGGAGCTCTTAACCGGAAGAAAGCCAGTTGACATGTCACAGCCACCTGGTCAAGAGAATCTAGTTGCATGGGCCCGTCCGCATTTAACAAGTAAACAAGGGCTGGAAACAATTATTGATCCATCTCTGGTACATGATGTCCCTTTTGACAGTGTAGCCAAGGTAGCAGCTATTGCTTCAATGTGTGTGCAACCGGAGGTTTCACACCGCCCTTTTATGGGGGAGGTTGTACAGGCCTTAAAACTAGTATGTAATGAGTGTGATGAGGCAAAAGAAGTAGGTTCAGGAAGTTCCAGTGTGGATTTATCTGTTGATATGGATGCTGGAGTCGGTGCAGGCTCAGGACATCTGCCAGATCCTTTTGAAAACCAAATTATAGTACCAGATTATGCTTCTGAGCCAGACATGGAGAGGGGACTATCGATGTCAGATTTGTTCAGTACGTCAGCCAGGTATGGGAGGCAGGCATCAGAATCATTTAGGAGATCCTCTAGCTCGGGTCCATTGAGAACAGGGAGGGGCAGACATTTATGGCAGAGAATGAGGAGATTGGCAGGAGAAAGCATGAGTGAACAAGGGTCTATCTTCGGACGATGGCCAGGTTCACTTTGA
- the LOC110650122 gene encoding receptor-like serine/threonine-protein kinase ALE2 isoform X1: MGPVVPAIFQLLLKLCVIGFVFTVQGSTGYKFSPSPAIFSEISPTEGTPAPIRSPFSSNVPTSVSLPNGTNLPPSLALPPTMPAPLPQEIRGLAPSYSPSSSSPIARTPDKMAPPPLIFKGHGPLLSPSIPIVSPPYNTVPPPVAEGHEAPMPPNASQGNKPIRHTPVSVPVTAPSKNLPDDSPIIHPSSPATSPIIHPSAPEISPPSTHHGNTSFSGAPVPKSVATVESPPRKLGRDKPSVHPITPAIMPFVSPAVPVVSPIGQLPQSSPEIQPIMPGEVPSTLPGPDMSHASTPSPSIDWKGDGIPVAAPPDETSKALPPANHSPAKGSFSSVAPSTHKALRHSNDDSVPSFSSPTSPLNKEHHSPASSPFIPFHRQNQARTKMNSPAPSLSPPPSEQQGPFISPSFLPTNRRTHYASPPLSPGSSASPSHYPFSTPVTSVSPASSPSPTAASGWTTMPVLPPKVSPSGSSSRSPKMPLPPKVQALPPPPPNEDCSATICVEPYTNTPPGSPCGCVLPMQVGLQLGVALYTFFPLVSELAQEISAGVFMRQSQVRIMGANAASQQPEKTIVLIDLVPLGKRFDNTTAFLTYQRFWHKQVVIKVSFFGDYEVLYVRYPGLPPSPPSGITIIDNGPYSGNDNNARAIKPLGVDVHKRQQNDGLGGGIIAIIALSASVALVLCSAVVWFLLVRHRGRTSQPTPTPHPLPPSIAKPSGTTASMIGSGLSSVSLSFASSAAPYTGSAKSFSTIDIERATNNFDDSRILGEGGFGRVYSGTLEDGTKVAVKVLKRDNHEGGREFLAEIEMLSRLHHRNLVKLIGICIEERARSLVYELVPNGSVESHLHGADKESAPLDWDARIKIALGAARGLAYLHEDSSPRVIHRDFKASNILLERDFTPKVSDFGLARTALDEEDRHISTRVMGTFGYVAPEYAMTGHLLVKSDVYSYGVVLLELLTGRKPVDMSQPPGQENLVAWARPHLTSKQGLETIIDPSLVHDVPFDSVAKVAAIASMCVQPEVSHRPFMGEVVQALKLVCNECDEAKEVGSGSSSVDLSVDMDAGVGAGSGHLPDPFENQIIVPDYASEPDMERGLSMSDLFSTSARYGRQASESFRRSSSSGPLRTGRGRHLWQRMRRLAGESMSEQGSIFGRWPGSL; this comes from the exons ATGGGTCCGGTGGTGCCAGCCATTTTTCAGCTGTTGTTGAAACTTTGTGTCATTGGGTTTGTTTTCACTGTTCAAGGATCTACAG GATACAAATTTTCCCCATCTCCAGCAATTTTTTCTGAGATTTCTCCTACAGAAGGAACACCTGCTCCTATTAGAAGTCCATTCAGCAGCAATGTGCCGACCTCAGTATCTCTGCCAAATG GAACAAATTTACCTCCTTCACTTGCATTACCACCAACCATGCCTGCCCCTTTGCCACAAGAAATTAGAGGGCTTGCACCATCGTACTCACCTAGCAGTAGCAGTCCAATAGCAAGGACACCGGATAAAATGGCTCCTCCACCATTAATTTTTAAAGGACATGGGCCATTACTGTCACCAAGTATTCCCATTGTATCTCCACCATATAATACTGTGCCTCCACCAGTTGCTGAAGGACATGAAGCACCCATGCCACCAAATGCTTCTCAAGGAAACAAACCAATTAGACATACTCCTGTTTCTGTGCCAG TCACAGCACCTTCAAAGAATTTGCCTGATGATTCACCAATCATCCATCCAAGTTCACCTGCTACTTCCCCGATCATCCACCCTAGCGCACCTGAAATTTCGCCACCTAGTACTCATCATGGTAATACATCATTTAGTGGCGCTCCTGTACCAAAGTCAGTTGCAACAG TTGAATCTCCACCGAGGAAATTGGGACGAGACAAGCCATCAGTCCATCCAATTACACCAGCAATAATGCCATTTGTGTCACCTG CAGTTCCAGTTGTATCACCAATAGGACAATTGCCGCAAAGTTCACCAGAAATTCAACCTATCATGCCTGGAGAAGTGCCTTCTACATTACCAG GTCCTGATATGTCTCATGCATCTACTCCTTCCCCAAGCATTGACTGGAAAGGAGACGGAATTCCTGTTGCTGCACCACCAGATGAAACATCCAAAGCTTTACCACCTGCGAACCATTCCCCAGCCAAAG GTTCCTTTTCTTCTGTGGCTCCTTCTACTCACAAAGCCTTGAGACACTCCAATGATGATTCTGTTCCATCTTTTTCATCTCCTACCTCTCCCTTAAATAAAGAGCACCATTCTCCTGCATCTTCACCTTTCATTCCATTTCATAGGCAGAACCAAGCAAGGACCAAAATGAATAGCCCTGCTCCTTCATTATCTCCTCCCCCTTCAGAACAGCAAG GTCCATTTATCTCTCCATCGTTTCTTCCAACAAATAGGCGAACACACTATGCTTCTCCACCGCTTAGTCCAG GATCTTCAGCTTCTCCATCACATTATCCCTTTTCTACACCAGTTACCAGTGTCTCTCCTGCTTCTTCACCATCTCCAACAGCGGCATCTGGCTGGACCACAA TGCCTGTTCTTCCCCCTAAAGTTTCTCCATCTGGGTCTTCATCAAGGAGTCCAAAAATGCCTCTTCCCCCCAAAGTTCAAGcattgccacctccacctcctaaTGAAG ATTGCTCAGCAACCATTTGCGTGGAGCCATACACAAATACTCCACCTGGATCTCCATGTGGATGTGTGTTGCCTATGCAAGTTGGACTGCAACTTGGTGTTGCATTATATACCTTTTTCCCTTTGGTTTCAGAGCTTGCTCAGGAAATTTCGGCTGGCGTTTTTATGAGACAAAGTCAAGTTCGAATTATGGGAGCCAATGCTGCTAGCCAGCAACCAGAGAAGACCATTGTCCTCATTGACTTGGTTCCCTTGGGAAAAAGATTTGATAACACAACTGCCTTTTTGACTTATCAGAGATTCTGGCATAAACAAGTAGTAATAAAAGTTTCATTTTTTGGTGATTATGAAGTGTTATATGTGCGATATCCAG GTTTGCCCCCATCTCCACCTTCTGGCATTACTATAATAGATAATGGGCCATATTCTGGCAACGACAACAATGCAAGGGCAATAAAGCCACTTGGGGTTGATGTACATAAAAGGCAGCAAAATGATGGGCTTGGTGGTGGCATAATTGCTATCATTGCCCTCTCAGCCTCTGTAGCACTAGTTTTATGCTCTGCTGTTGTTTGGTTCTTGCTGGTTAGGCATAGAGGCCGCACAAGCCAACCTACACCAACTCCACATCCTTTGCCGCCTTCAATAGCAAAACCATCAG GTACAACTGCATCAATGATTGGAAGTGGTCTCAGTTCTGTTTCCTTGTCATTTGCATCTAGTGCTGCACCTTATACGGGATCAGCAAAGAGCTTCAGCACAATTGACATAGAAAGAGCTACAAATAACTTTGATGATTCAAGAATACTCGGGGAAGGTGGCTTTGGGCGTGTTTACAGTGGTACTCTTGAAGATGGGACCAAAGTGGCAGTGAAAGTTCTGAAAAGGGATAATCATGAAGGTGGTCGCGAATTCTTGGCAGAGATCGAAATGCTTAGCCGTCTTCATCACAGAAATCTGGTCAAGTTGATTGGTATATGTATAGAGGAGCGTGCACGCAGCTTGGTGTATGAACTTGTACCAAATGGCAGTGTGGAATCTCATTTGCATG ggGCTGATAAGGAATCTGCTCCACTTGATTGGGATGCACGGATCAAGATAGCACTTGGTGCAGCTCGAGGTCTAGCTTATCTACATGAGGATTCAAGTCCCCGTGTCATACACAGGGACTTCAAGGCTAGCAACATCTTGTTGGAACGTGATTTCACACCAAAAGTGTCTGACTTTGGTTTGGCTCGAACAGCCTTGGATGAGGAGGACAGACACATATCAACCCGTGTGATGGGAACTTTTGG ATATGTGGCTCCAGAGTATGCAATGACTGGTCATCTTCTTGTAAAGAGTGATGTATATAGCTATGGTGTAGTCCTTCTGGAGCTCTTAACCGGAAGAAAGCCAGTTGACATGTCACAGCCACCTGGTCAAGAGAATCTAGTTGCATGGGCCCGTCCGCATTTAACAAGTAAACAAGGGCTGGAAACAATTATTGATCCATCTCTGGTACATGATGTCCCTTTTGACAGTGTAGCCAAGGTAGCAGCTATTGCTTCAATGTGTGTGCAACCGGAGGTTTCACACCGCCCTTTTATGGGGGAGGTTGTACAGGCCTTAAAACTAGTATGTAATGAGTGTGATGAGGCAAAAGAAGTAGGTTCAGGAAGTTCCAGTGTGGATTTATCTGTTGATATGGATGCTGGAGTCGGTGCAGGCTCAGGACATCTGCCAGATCCTTTTGAAAACCAAATTATAGTACCAGATTATGCTTCTGAGCCAGACATGGAGAGGGGACTATCGATGTCAGATTTGTTCAGTACGTCAGCCAGGTATGGGAGGCAGGCATCAGAATCATTTAGGAGATCCTCTAGCTCGGGTCCATTGAGAACAGGGAGGGGCAGACATTTATGGCAGAGAATGAGGAGATTGGCAGGAGAAAGCATGAGTGAACAAGGGTCTATCTTCGGACGATGGCCAGGTTCACTTTGA